The following are encoded in a window of Urocitellus parryii isolate mUroPar1 chromosome 7, mUroPar1.hap1, whole genome shotgun sequence genomic DNA:
- the Cbx4 gene encoding E3 SUMO-protein ligase CBX4 produces the protein MELPAVGEHVFAVESIEKKRIRKGRVEYLVKWRGWSPKYNTWEPEENILDPRLLIAFQNRERQEQLMGYRKRGPKPKPLVVQVPTFARRSNVLTGLQDSSADNRTKLELGTPGKGQGHQYELNSKKHHQYQPHSKERAGKPPPPGKSGKYYYQLNSKKHHPYQPDPKMYDLQYQGGHKEAPSPTCPDLGAKSHPPDKWAHGASAKSYLGAVKPLAGAAGAPGKGSEKGPPNGMTPAPKEAVTGNGIGGKMKIVKNKNKNGRIVIVMSKYMENGMQAVKIKSGEAAEGEARSPSHKKRATEERHPPADRTFKKSTSGAEEKKAEVSFKRREEEAPGPGDPQPQDASSRKLSPTKEAFGEQPLQLTTKPDLLTWDTTRSTHPPPHHHHHHHHHHHHHAVGLNLSHARKRCLSETHGEREPCKKRLTARSISTPTCLGGSPAAERPADVPPAATLPQPEVILLDSDLDEPIDLRCVKTRSEAGEPPSSLQVKPEVPSTTAAPAVLATATATAAEKPPAEAQDEPAEPLSEFKPFFGNIIITDVTANCLTVTFKEYVTV, from the exons ATGGAGCTGCCAGCTGTTGGCGAGCACGTCTTCGCGGTGGAGAGCATCGAGAAGAAGCGGATCCGCAAG GGCAGAGTGGAGTATCTGGTGAAATGGAGAGGCTGGTCCCCCAA ATATAACACGTGGGAACCGGAGGAGAACATCCTGGATCCCCGGCTGCTGATTGCCTTCCAGAACAG GGAACGGCAGGAGCAACTGATGGGATATCGCAAGAGAGGGCCAAAGCCCAAGCCACTGGTGGTGCAG GTACCTACCTTTGCCCGTCGCTCCAATGTCCTGACTGGGCTCCAGGACTCTTCTGCTGACAACCGCACCAAGCTGGAGTTGGGCACGCCAGGAAAAGGCCAGGGGCACCAGTACGAGCTCAACAGCAAGAAGCACCACCAGTACCAGCCTCACAGCAAGGAACGGGCAGGCAAGCCCCCGCCACCAGGCAAGAGTGGAAAGTATTACTATCAGCTCAACAGCAAGAAGCACCACCCCTACCAGCCAGACCCCAAGATGTATGACCTGCAGTACCAGGGCGGCCACAAGGAGGCGCCGAGTCCCACCTGCCCAGACCTGGGCGCCAAGAGCCACCCACCCGACAAGTGGGCCCATGGTGCATCAGCCAAGAGCTACCTAGGGGCAGTGAAGCCCCTGGCCGGAGCGGCTGGGGCTCCAGGCAAAGGCTCTGAGAAGGGCCCTCCCAACGGGATGACACCGGCTCCCAAAGAAGCGGTGACAGGCAACGGGATTGGGGGCAAGATGAAGATCgtcaagaacaagaacaagaacgGTCGCATTGTGATCGTCATGAGCAAGTACATGGAGAATGGCATGCAGGCGGTGAAGATCAAGTCTGGCGAGGCAGCAGAGGGCGAAGCACGCTCCCCTAGTCACAAGAAGCGTGCCACCGAGGAGCGCCACCCCCCGGCCGACAGGACTTTTAAAAAGTCGACCAGTGGTGCCGAGGAAAAGAAGGCGGAAGTGTCCTtcaagaggagggaagaggaggcacCAGGGCCTGGGGACCCGCAGCCCCAGGATGCCAGCTCCCGCAAGCTCTCCCCAACCAAGGAAGCCTTTGGAGAGCAGCCCCTGCAGCTCACCACCAAGCCGGACCTGCTCACCTGGGACACGACCCGAAGTACgcacccacccccccaccaccaccatcaccaccaccaccaccaccaccaccacgctGTGGGCCTCAATCTCTCCCATGCACGCAAGCGCTGCCTCTCTGAGACCCACGGTGAGCGCGAGCCCTGCAAGAAGCGGCTGACAGCGCGCAGCATCAGCACGCCCACCTGCCTGGGGGGCAGCCCTGCCGCGGAGCGCCCCGCTGATGTGCCGCCTGCAGCCACACTCCCGCAGCCAGAGGTCATCCTGCTGGACTCGGACCTGGACGAGCCCATAGACTTGCGCTGCGTCAAGACGCGTAGCGAGGCCGGGGAACCACCCAGCTCCCTCCAGGTGAAGCCCGAGGTGCCCTCCACCACAGCAGCACCAGCAGTGCTGGCGACAGCGACAGCGACAGCGGCAGAGAAGCCTCCCGCCGAGGCCCAGGACGAGCCTGCAGAGCCGCTGAGCGAGTTCAAGCCCTTCTTTGGAAATATAATTATCACTGACGTCACCGCGAACTGCCTCACCGTCACGTTCAAAGAATACGTGACCGTGTAG